AAAAGCTTTAAATGCTCGTGGTTTAAGTGTTTTAAATATTTTAAATTAAAATGAGCTGGGGAATTAGAAAGATTTTTTAAATCAAACCATTCTATCGCTTCATCAAGGCTAAAAACTTCCTTAGGCACTTTATTACCGATAGTGATGAGGTAATTCACAATCGCAACGGGTAAAAACCCTTGATTTAAAAGCCATTTCACGCTGGACGCTTCATCTCTTTTGCTCATCTTTTTACCGCTTGTTTCATCTAAAATAATGGGTAAATGCGCATAAACAATCGGATCGTTTGAGCCTAAAGCTTGCTGGATTAAAATTTGTTTAGGGGTGTTACTCACATGATCTTCGCCTCTAATAATCAGACTGATTTCATAGAGCAAATCATCGCATGCGCAAGCGAAATTATAAGTAGGGCTTTTATCCTTTCTTAAAAGCACAAAAGAATCCAATTCGTCAGGTTCAAATTTCACTTCTTTTTTAATCGCATCATTGAAAGACACCGCATGATTTGGGGTTTTTAAACGCACCACAGGGGCATGGTGCTTGTCTTTTTCTAAAGCCTCCCACTCGTCTAAATACCTGAAAGGGCGTTTTTCATTTTTGGCTTTTTCTTTTTCTCTTTCTAAAAACTCCGCGCTCGCATAACAATAAAACGCTTTATTTTCTTTCAGTAATTTTTCTGCCATTTCTCTGTGATAATCTATGTTATGGCTTTGATACACGAGCTTGTCCCAGCTTATCCCCATAAGCTTTAAAATCTCTAAAATTTCCTGGTCTTTGCCTTCAATGTTGCGTTCTTTGTCCGTGTCTTCAATGCGGATGAGAAAGGGTTTGTGTTGCTGTTTGGCCACAATGTAGTTAAAAATGGCTGCCCTTAAATTCCCTATGTGCATATCCCCTGTAGGCGAAGGCGCAAAACGAAGCATAAAAACCCTTTATTTAAAAATAATTTTTGATTATACCTAAAGAATACTTAATTATGCTGTGGTAGTTCTGTTTTTATCAAACATGAAAAAGCATTGTTTAAGAGATTAGCACTTGGCTAACGCCAAGCTCTTTATGGTTGGTTATCCAAAAGCTAAAAGCGTTTTTTTATTCAATCACTTCATAAATAACTTCTGTCTTCCAGCGGGTTTTAGGGGTGATTTCTTGGTTACGATAACCAAAACTAGCCATTACCGATACCCCAAATTCCGCCGTGTTTAGATAGCCTTTTTCCTTTAAATAAGCCT
This region of Helicobacter pylori genomic DNA includes:
- the gltX gene encoding glutamate--tRNA ligase → MLRFAPSPTGDMHIGNLRAAIFNYIVAKQQHKPFLIRIEDTDKERNIEGKDQEILEILKLMGISWDKLVYQSHNIDYHREMAEKLLKENKAFYCYASAEFLEREKEKAKNEKRPFRYLDEWEALEKDKHHAPVVRLKTPNHAVSFNDAIKKEVKFEPDELDSFVLLRKDKSPTYNFACACDDLLYEISLIIRGEDHVSNTPKQILIQQALGSNDPIVYAHLPIILDETSGKKMSKRDEASSVKWLLNQGFLPVAIVNYLITIGNKVPKEVFSLDEAIEWFDLKNLSNSPAHFNLKYLKHLNHEHLKLLDDEKLLELTLIKDKKLLGLLRLFIEECGTLLELKEKISLFLEPKDIVKTYENEDFKERCLALFNALKSMDFQAYKDFESFKKEAMRLSQLKGKDFFKPLRILLTGNSHGVELPLIFPYIQSHHQEVLRLKA